A region of Sphingomonas sp. DNA encodes the following proteins:
- the pyk gene encoding pyruvate kinase has protein sequence MSSPQLLPRNRKVRILATLGPASDDPATIRRLAEAGADAFRINMSHGGHEDHARRIAAVRALEGALGRPTTILADLQGPKLRVGRFKDDRATLLPGQAFTFDRKKALGDATRVALPHPEIFVAVEPGSRLLVDDGRLVFRVMACDADTIACEVEVGGIISNNKGLNVPDVVLPLAALTEKDRTDLVFALEQGVDWIALSFVQRPEDVAEARRLIGGKAALLAKIEKPAAIDRLDDILELADAVMVARGDLGVESPPEDVPPLQKRIVEAARRLGRPVVVATQMLESMIVSPSPTRAEVSDVATAVYDGADAIMLSAESASGQYPLEAVAMMDRIAASAEADPTHHARVHFTETLPDATTNDAIARSAADMVRTVGASAIVCFTSSGSTARRVARERPIVPLLVLTPSLKTARRTGLLWGSHAVRTRDVHSFEEMVGKSKRMALRHGLAAAGERIIVTAGVPFGVPGSTNVVHVARLIGDELDRHAG, from the coding sequence ATGTCATCGCCCCAGCTCCTCCCGCGCAATCGCAAGGTGCGCATCCTCGCCACGCTCGGTCCGGCCAGCGACGATCCCGCGACGATCCGCCGCCTCGCCGAAGCCGGCGCGGACGCCTTCCGCATCAATATGAGCCATGGCGGGCACGAGGATCATGCCCGGCGGATCGCCGCGGTGCGCGCGCTGGAGGGCGCGCTGGGCCGGCCGACCACGATCCTCGCCGACCTGCAGGGCCCCAAGCTGCGCGTCGGACGCTTCAAGGACGATCGCGCGACGCTCCTGCCCGGCCAGGCCTTCACCTTCGATCGGAAGAAGGCGCTTGGGGACGCGACCCGCGTCGCTCTGCCCCATCCGGAAATCTTCGTCGCCGTCGAGCCGGGATCGCGGCTGCTGGTCGATGACGGCCGCCTGGTCTTCCGCGTCATGGCCTGCGATGCCGACACGATCGCCTGCGAGGTCGAGGTCGGCGGGATCATTTCCAACAACAAAGGCCTGAACGTCCCCGACGTGGTGCTGCCGCTCGCTGCTCTCACCGAAAAGGACCGGACCGATCTCGTCTTCGCGCTGGAGCAGGGCGTCGACTGGATCGCGCTCTCCTTCGTGCAGCGGCCCGAGGACGTGGCCGAAGCGCGCCGGCTGATCGGCGGCAAGGCGGCGTTGCTCGCCAAGATCGAGAAGCCGGCCGCGATCGACCGGCTGGACGACATCCTGGAGCTGGCCGACGCGGTGATGGTCGCGCGCGGCGATCTCGGCGTCGAATCGCCGCCCGAGGACGTGCCCCCGCTGCAGAAGCGCATCGTCGAGGCGGCGCGGCGGCTGGGCCGGCCGGTCGTTGTGGCGACCCAGATGCTCGAATCGATGATCGTCTCGCCCTCGCCGACCCGCGCCGAAGTCTCCGACGTCGCCACCGCCGTCTATGACGGGGCCGACGCGATCATGCTCTCGGCGGAAAGCGCCTCTGGGCAGTATCCGCTCGAAGCCGTCGCCATGATGGACCGGATCGCGGCCAGCGCCGAGGCCGATCCCACCCACCATGCCCGCGTCCATTTCACCGAGACGCTGCCCGACGCCACCACCAACGACGCGATCGCCCGCTCGGCGGCGGACATGGTGCGGACCGTCGGCGCCTCGGCAATCGTCTGCTTCACCAGTTCGGGTTCGACCGCCCGGCGGGTGGCGCGCGAGCGGCCGATCGTTCCCCTGCTGGTGCTGACGCCCTCGCTCAAGACGGCGCGGCGAACGGGCCTGCTCTGGGGCAGCCACGCGGTGCGCACCCGCGACGTGCACAGCTTCGAGGAGATGGTCGGCAAATCGAAGCGCATGGCGCTGCGCCACGGCCTCGCCGCCGCCGGCGAGAGGATCATCGTCACCGCCGGCGTGCCCTTCGGCGTGCCGGGATCGACCAACGTGGTCCATGTCGCCCGCCTGATCGGCGACGAGCTGGACCGGCACGCCGGCTAG